One window from the genome of Lysobacter helvus encodes:
- a CDS encoding alpha/beta hydrolase family protein — protein sequence MTRTLLARWTCALAFVAAPAMAQQIPASDFARYADLDEVALSPTGEYLALAVPSVDGHETNLQIVKLSDGSTVKTLRFGRESHVMDVTWTDDDEITVARAKRFPMVEYKSHMGELMSTNLTGDKQRTLFAYTLDELTQRGRNKDAGSAYLEEVLDKEPGKILVSYYCWQTIKECGEKADTIVFKVDSRTGTRKEVERIKDGDSESSLVFDHDGIARVAYSDNEDGTPHMSYRPTPTSPWMPLPASIAGYEISGGVFAQDNNTFYGRVSDKGEATQLYKIDMAAGTRTKLFGRDDASVGTILLGGRAGEPFGVSTTSPKPSVQYLDPASKWAQLHAALMQRFKGQMVYFLEFTRDDSKVLFWTSGDRQPGNYYLLDRGNNNKIVQVGSRKPWFDGKTLAQVRPIEFKTRDGVKLFGFYTAPVGGGTGPRPMVVMPHGGPYGPSDDWGFDAYAQFLASRGYGVLQVNYRGSGGRGDNFMNQAMREWGGMIQNDITDGVKYAIDQKLADPSRICMFGGSFGGYSALMQPILNPGMYKCAIGYVGVYDLTMLVRNKESESEDTERFFVRSLGEDTAALAKASPAFRAKEVKVPVMLVHGKADSNVRMGQFRAMDKALRDIGQPPETFLAPGEGHGFSNPDNITELYNRMATFLDKYIGPNATTAATQ from the coding sequence ATGACCCGCACCCTTCTCGCGCGCTGGACGTGCGCGCTCGCCTTCGTCGCCGCGCCGGCGATGGCGCAACAGATTCCCGCTTCCGATTTCGCCCGCTACGCCGACCTCGACGAAGTCGCGCTGTCGCCCACCGGCGAATACCTCGCGCTCGCCGTGCCGTCGGTCGATGGCCACGAGACCAACCTGCAGATCGTCAAGCTGTCCGACGGCAGCACCGTGAAGACGTTGCGCTTCGGCCGCGAGTCGCACGTGATGGACGTGACGTGGACAGACGACGACGAGATCACCGTCGCGCGCGCCAAGCGCTTCCCGATGGTCGAATACAAGTCGCACATGGGCGAGCTGATGTCGACCAACCTCACCGGCGACAAGCAGCGCACGCTGTTCGCCTACACGCTGGACGAACTCACCCAGCGCGGCCGCAACAAGGACGCAGGCTCGGCGTACCTGGAAGAAGTGCTCGACAAGGAACCCGGCAAGATCCTGGTCAGCTACTACTGCTGGCAGACGATCAAGGAATGCGGCGAGAAGGCGGACACGATCGTGTTCAAGGTCGACTCGCGCACCGGCACCCGCAAGGAAGTCGAGCGCATCAAGGACGGCGACTCCGAAAGCAGCCTCGTGTTCGACCACGACGGCATCGCGCGCGTGGCGTATTCCGACAACGAGGACGGCACGCCGCACATGTCGTACCGCCCGACGCCGACCTCGCCGTGGATGCCGCTGCCCGCCTCCATCGCCGGGTACGAAATCTCCGGCGGCGTGTTCGCGCAGGACAACAACACGTTCTACGGCCGCGTCTCCGACAAGGGCGAAGCGACCCAGCTGTACAAGATCGACATGGCGGCCGGCACGCGCACCAAGCTGTTCGGCCGCGACGACGCCAGCGTCGGCACGATCCTGCTGGGTGGCCGCGCCGGCGAACCCTTCGGCGTGTCCACCACCTCGCCGAAGCCGTCCGTGCAGTACCTGGATCCGGCCTCGAAGTGGGCGCAGCTGCACGCGGCGCTGATGCAGCGCTTCAAGGGCCAGATGGTGTACTTCCTGGAGTTCACGCGCGACGACAGCAAGGTGCTGTTCTGGACCAGCGGCGACCGCCAGCCGGGCAACTACTACCTGCTCGATCGCGGCAACAACAACAAGATCGTGCAGGTCGGTTCGCGCAAGCCGTGGTTCGACGGCAAGACGCTCGCCCAGGTGCGCCCGATCGAATTCAAGACGCGCGACGGCGTGAAGCTGTTCGGCTTCTACACCGCACCGGTCGGCGGCGGCACGGGCCCGCGCCCGATGGTCGTCATGCCGCACGGTGGCCCGTACGGCCCGTCGGACGACTGGGGCTTCGATGCCTACGCGCAGTTCCTCGCCAGCCGCGGTTACGGCGTGCTGCAGGTGAACTACCGCGGTTCGGGCGGTCGCGGCGACAACTTCATGAACCAGGCGATGCGCGAGTGGGGCGGGATGATCCAGAACGACATCACCGACGGCGTGAAGTACGCGATCGACCAGAAGCTGGCCGACCCTTCGAGGATCTGCATGTTCGGCGGCAGCTTCGGCGGTTACTCCGCGCTGATGCAGCCCATCCTCAACCCCGGCATGTACAAGTGCGCGATCGGCTACGTCGGCGTGTACGACCTGACGATGCTGGTGCGCAACAAGGAATCGGAGAGCGAAGACACCGAGCGCTTCTTCGTCCGCTCGCTCGGCGAGGACACCGCGGCGCTGGCCAAGGCGTCGCCGGCCTTCCGCGCGAAGGAGGTCAAGGTGCCGGTGATGCTGGTGCACGGCAAGGCCGACTCCAACGTGCGCATGGGCCAGTTCCGCGCGATGGACAAGGCGCTGCGCGACATCGGCCAGCCGCCGGAAACCTTCCTCGCCCCGGGCGAAGGCCACGGCTTCTCCAACCCGGACAACATCACCGAGTTGTACAACCGCATGGCCACGTTCCTCGACAAGTACATCGGTCCGAACGCGACCACGGCCGCGACGCAGTAA
- the hutG gene encoding N-formylglutamate deformylase, with protein sequence MADTFTLERGTAPLLVSVPHDGSEIPAALAARMTERARTAPDTDWHVARLYDVARALGASILRPRFSRYVVDLNRPRDDTSLYPGQNTTGLCPAVQFTGAPVYLDGQAPDETEIAARVATYWAPYHAALQAELQRLRTAHGRVVLWEGHTIRGSDLAFLFEGRLPDLNLGTAGGASCSPALQQRLESVLAAQPDHDWVANGRFKGGYITRHYAAPENGIDAVQLEMSQRLYMDEDTFAWDAVRAPKAQAIIRALLEAAIA encoded by the coding sequence ATGGCCGATACCTTCACCCTCGAACGCGGCACCGCGCCGCTGCTGGTCAGCGTGCCGCACGACGGCAGCGAAATCCCCGCCGCGCTCGCCGCGCGCATGACCGAACGCGCGCGCACCGCGCCGGATACCGACTGGCACGTGGCGCGGCTGTACGACGTCGCGCGCGCGCTGGGTGCGTCGATCCTGCGCCCGCGTTTCTCGCGCTACGTGGTCGACCTCAACCGCCCGCGGGACGACACCTCGCTGTACCCGGGGCAGAACACGACCGGCCTGTGCCCGGCGGTGCAGTTCACGGGCGCGCCGGTGTATCTCGACGGACAGGCGCCGGACGAAACGGAAATCGCCGCGCGCGTCGCGACGTACTGGGCGCCGTACCACGCCGCGTTGCAGGCAGAACTGCAGCGCCTGCGCACCGCGCACGGTCGCGTCGTGTTGTGGGAAGGGCACACGATCCGCGGCAGCGACCTGGCGTTCCTGTTCGAAGGCCGGTTGCCCGACCTCAACCTCGGCACCGCGGGCGGCGCGAGTTGTTCGCCTGCGTTGCAGCAACGATTGGAATCGGTACTTGCCGCGCAGCCGGACCACGACTGGGTCGCGAACGGGCGCTTCAAGGGCGGCTACATCACGCGCCACTACGCCGCGCCGGAAAACGGCATCGACGCCGTGCAGCTCGAAATGAGCCAGCGCCTGTACATGGACGAAGACACGTTCGCATGGGACGCCGTGCGTGCGCCGAAGGCACAGGCGATCATCCGCGCGTTGCTGGAAGCGGCGATCGCGTAA
- a CDS encoding NAD(P)/FAD-dependent oxidoreductase, producing the protein MQSTPNLTPVDVLVVGGGAIGLACALALRDAGRSVRLIEAAHVGAGASHGNCGTITPSHAPPLASPGMVGTALRFMLQPDAPLYIKPRFDPRLWAWLLHFAGRCNVRDWEASARSKSALLNHSRARLADWVHAKQLDCEFVEAGEDYIFRDARRMAHDLAEVPLLRELGVAVEEFDGPAYEAREPALKPGLAGALRFSGDASLRPDRYVDELARVFVAGGGELIEQCALQDLEEAINGVRVQTSRGTFDAGQVVCALGAWSPRMADAIGMRGLRRAMQPGKGYSITYDPPARVPKHPLVLRERQVCVTAWERGYRLGSTMEFSGYDDTLNARRLGALERGAAEYLHEPVGRLVRERWFGWRPMCADDVPLIGRVPGRSRTWLATAHGMMGIGMSVATGELIADLVTGRAPTLDPKPYDPVRFA; encoded by the coding sequence GTGCAATCGACGCCGAACCTGACGCCGGTGGATGTCCTCGTGGTCGGGGGCGGGGCGATCGGCCTGGCCTGCGCGCTCGCGCTGCGCGATGCCGGGCGGTCCGTGCGGCTGATCGAGGCCGCGCACGTCGGCGCCGGGGCCTCGCACGGCAACTGCGGCACGATCACGCCGAGCCACGCGCCCCCGCTGGCCTCGCCGGGGATGGTCGGCACCGCGCTGCGTTTCATGCTGCAGCCCGACGCACCGCTGTACATCAAGCCGCGCTTCGATCCGCGCCTGTGGGCGTGGCTGCTGCACTTCGCCGGGCGCTGCAACGTGCGCGACTGGGAAGCCAGCGCGCGGTCGAAGTCGGCGTTGCTCAACCATTCGCGCGCGCGGCTCGCCGACTGGGTGCACGCGAAGCAACTCGATTGCGAATTCGTCGAAGCCGGCGAGGACTACATCTTCCGCGATGCGCGGCGGATGGCGCACGACCTCGCGGAAGTGCCGCTGCTGCGCGAACTGGGCGTGGCGGTCGAGGAATTCGACGGCCCCGCGTACGAAGCGCGCGAGCCCGCGTTGAAGCCGGGCCTGGCGGGCGCGCTGCGCTTTTCCGGCGATGCGTCGCTGCGGCCGGATCGCTACGTGGATGAACTCGCGCGCGTGTTCGTCGCGGGTGGCGGCGAACTGATCGAACAGTGCGCGCTGCAGGACCTGGAAGAAGCCATCAACGGCGTGCGCGTGCAGACGTCGCGCGGCACGTTCGACGCCGGGCAGGTCGTGTGCGCGCTGGGTGCGTGGTCGCCGCGCATGGCGGACGCGATTGGCATGCGCGGCTTGCGGCGCGCGATGCAACCCGGCAAGGGCTACTCGATCACCTACGATCCGCCGGCGCGCGTGCCGAAGCATCCGCTGGTGCTGCGCGAACGCCAGGTGTGCGTGACGGCGTGGGAGCGCGGCTATCGCCTGGGCAGCACGATGGAATTCTCGGGCTACGACGACACGCTCAATGCGCGTCGCCTCGGCGCGCTCGAACGCGGCGCGGCGGAATACCTGCACGAACCGGTCGGCCGCCTCGTGCGCGAACGCTGGTTCGGCTGGCGCCCGATGTGCGCCGACGACGTGCCGCTGATCGGTCGCGTGCCCGGCCGTTCGCGCACGTGGCTGGCGACGGCCCACGGGATGATGGGCATCGGCATGAGCGTGGCCACCGGCGAACTCATCGCGGACCTGGTCACCGGCCGTGCGCCGACGCTCGATCCGAAGCCTTACGACCCCGTGCGATTCGCGTGA
- a CDS encoding M4 family metallopeptidase, producing the protein MQSTPRLLAVAVVLALSAGAADAANTNHPAVGRAVGMIDGTAGAAIHRNAADAFAVKDVVVDRDGTEHVRFERTFRGLPVIGGDFVVHSRNGQFKSASQSLKSSARPDMTARIGGDEATIVAGADFGTGFDGMRNATKVIYARNVAPRLAYEVVFSGTKRDQTPTEMHYFVDANSGKILDKWDMVHTAKPGGGGSGGGTPAVGTARTLLYGNLSINTASSGGTFNMTDTTRGNGATYDANNVAYTTAASRATLFTDADNTWGNNTNADRASAAGDAHFGVATTWDYYKNTFGRNGIFNDGKGVKSYVHVGRSWGNAAWYANAMYYGDGGGSILPLVAIDVAGHEMSHGVTQATSGLSYSNDSGGLNEATSDIFGTMVEFYANNANDTPDYKIGEELYASNPGETKALRYMFKPSAADNGASYDCYPAGGLGGVDPHYSSGPANHFFYLLAEGAVSPAGFSYTASQLVCNGDTGVTGIGRDAAQRIWYRALDLYFTSSTTYPQARAATLQAATDLYGSGSAQYNAVARAWSAVSVN; encoded by the coding sequence ATGCAGTCCACGCCACGCCTGCTGGCCGTCGCCGTCGTCCTCGCGCTGTCCGCCGGCGCCGCCGACGCGGCCAACACCAACCACCCCGCCGTCGGCCGTGCCGTCGGCATGATCGATGGCACCGCCGGAGCGGCCATCCATCGCAACGCGGCCGACGCGTTCGCGGTGAAGGATGTCGTCGTCGACCGCGACGGCACCGAACACGTCCGCTTCGAACGCACCTTCCGCGGCCTGCCCGTGATCGGCGGCGACTTCGTCGTGCATTCGCGCAACGGCCAGTTCAAGTCGGCCAGCCAGTCGCTGAAGTCCTCGGCGCGCCCGGACATGACCGCGCGCATCGGCGGCGACGAAGCCACCATCGTGGCCGGCGCCGACTTCGGCACGGGCTTCGACGGCATGCGCAACGCCACCAAGGTGATCTACGCGCGCAACGTCGCGCCGCGCCTGGCGTACGAAGTGGTCTTCTCCGGCACCAAGCGCGACCAGACGCCGACCGAGATGCATTACTTCGTCGACGCCAACAGCGGCAAGATCCTCGACAAGTGGGACATGGTGCATACCGCCAAGCCGGGCGGCGGCGGTTCGGGCGGCGGCACGCCGGCCGTGGGCACCGCGCGCACGCTGCTGTACGGCAACCTCTCCATCAACACCGCCAGCTCCGGCGGCACGTTCAACATGACCGACACCACGCGCGGCAACGGTGCCACGTACGACGCCAACAACGTCGCCTACACCACGGCCGCCAGCCGCGCGACGCTGTTCACCGACGCCGACAACACCTGGGGCAACAACACCAACGCCGACCGCGCCAGCGCGGCGGGCGATGCGCACTTCGGTGTCGCCACCACGTGGGACTACTACAAGAACACCTTCGGCCGGAACGGCATCTTCAACGACGGCAAGGGCGTGAAGAGCTACGTGCACGTCGGCCGCAGCTGGGGCAACGCGGCGTGGTACGCCAACGCGATGTATTACGGCGACGGCGGCGGCAGCATCCTGCCGCTCGTGGCGATCGACGTGGCGGGCCATGAAATGAGCCACGGCGTGACGCAGGCAACGTCGGGCTTGTCGTACTCGAACGATTCGGGCGGTCTCAACGAAGCCACATCCGACATCTTCGGCACGATGGTGGAGTTCTACGCCAACAACGCCAACGACACCCCGGACTACAAGATCGGCGAAGAGCTGTACGCGTCGAACCCGGGCGAAACCAAGGCGCTGCGCTACATGTTCAAGCCGAGCGCGGCGGACAACGGTGCCTCGTATGACTGCTATCCGGCCGGTGGACTGGGCGGCGTGGATCCGCATTACTCGTCGGGCCCGGCCAACCACTTCTTCTACCTGCTCGCGGAAGGCGCGGTCTCGCCGGCCGGTTTCAGCTACACGGCCTCGCAGCTGGTCTGCAACGGCGACACCGGCGTGACCGGCATCGGCCGCGACGCCGCCCAGCGCATCTGGTATCGCGCGCTCGACCTGTACTTCACCTCGAGCACCACGTATCCGCAGGCGCGCGCCGCCACGTTGCAGGCGGCCACGGATCTCTACGGCAGCGGTTCGGCGCAGTACAACGCCGTCGCGCGTGCGTGGAGCGCGGTGTCGGTGAACTGA
- a CDS encoding DUF418 domain-containing protein, with translation MSTTTFSPVAANERIVTLDVIRGVALLGIFLMNVEFFNRPIADLDAGLPLGVTGIDHWAGWFVHVFVRGKFWTMFSLLFGMGFAVMLTRAELAGRDFFKPYVRRTLALAVFGALHYILLWAGDILFAYSIGAAFLLVIFHARPKVMVFIGVAAIACGAVLGGLTAAGVAKLPWPPFLALGVPVLLLGVCAWALRRQPLKALRNLGLMLYLVPCLGLMVVGALSPQVPQAERDRVALSEAATPAKQAEVRKDIAETQKARKEHVDEIANEARVMSKGSYAEALAWRVEHFPKQASQDVGFALFFVTGMFLLGAWFVRSGLMANPGAHLDVFRKLALFGLPMGLGISVIAAAIATTHLPGQNDALFQFSMGLSLLGNLAACLGYVGVVVLLFHSRWRAWVAPFAPAGRMALTNYLTQSLVGTLFFYGYGLGHYGTGRAWQVLFVVVVFAVQLVVSRWWLSRFRYGPMEWLWRSFTYLRLPSMRQQRLQPA, from the coding sequence ATGTCGACCACCACCTTCTCGCCGGTCGCCGCCAACGAGCGCATCGTGACGCTCGACGTGATCCGCGGCGTCGCGCTGCTCGGCATCTTCCTGATGAACGTCGAGTTCTTCAATCGGCCGATCGCCGACCTCGACGCGGGCCTGCCGCTCGGCGTCACCGGCATCGATCACTGGGCGGGCTGGTTCGTGCACGTGTTCGTGCGCGGCAAGTTCTGGACGATGTTCTCGCTGCTGTTCGGCATGGGCTTCGCGGTGATGCTCACGCGCGCCGAACTCGCCGGGCGCGATTTCTTCAAGCCCTACGTGCGCCGCACGCTCGCGCTGGCGGTGTTCGGTGCGCTGCACTACATCCTGTTGTGGGCGGGCGACATCCTCTTTGCGTATTCGATCGGCGCGGCGTTCCTGCTGGTGATCTTCCACGCGCGGCCGAAGGTGATGGTGTTCATCGGCGTCGCCGCCATCGCGTGCGGCGCGGTGCTAGGCGGATTGACGGCCGCCGGCGTTGCCAAACTGCCGTGGCCACCGTTCCTTGCGCTGGGCGTGCCCGTGCTGCTGCTGGGCGTGTGCGCATGGGCGCTGCGTCGCCAGCCGCTGAAGGCGCTGCGCAACCTGGGATTGATGCTGTACCTGGTGCCGTGCCTGGGCCTGATGGTCGTCGGCGCGCTGTCGCCACAGGTGCCGCAGGCGGAACGCGATCGCGTCGCGCTGTCGGAAGCCGCCACGCCCGCGAAGCAGGCCGAAGTGCGCAAGGACATCGCCGAAACGCAGAAGGCGCGCAAGGAACACGTCGACGAGATCGCCAACGAAGCGCGCGTGATGTCGAAGGGCAGCTACGCCGAAGCGCTGGCGTGGCGCGTTGAACATTTCCCGAAGCAGGCGTCGCAGGACGTGGGCTTCGCGTTGTTCTTCGTCACCGGCATGTTCCTGCTTGGCGCGTGGTTCGTGCGCAGCGGGCTGATGGCCAACCCGGGCGCGCACCTGGATGTGTTCCGCAAGCTCGCCTTGTTCGGCTTGCCGATGGGCCTGGGCATCAGCGTGATCGCGGCCGCCATCGCCACCACGCACCTGCCGGGTCAGAACGACGCGTTGTTCCAGTTCTCGATGGGCTTGTCGCTGCTCGGCAACCTAGCCGCGTGCCTGGGGTACGTCGGCGTCGTGGTGCTGCTGTTCCATTCGCGCTGGCGCGCGTGGGTGGCGCCGTTCGCGCCGGCCGGGCGCATGGCGCTCACCAATTACCTCACGCAGTCACTCGTCGGCACGCTGTTCTTCTACGGCTACGGGCTCGGCCATTACGGCACGGGGCGCGCGTGGCAGGTGTTGTTCGTCGTGGTGGTGTTCGCGGTGCAGCTGGTGGTGAGCCGCTGGTGGTTGTCGCGCTTCCGCTACGGGCCGATGGAATGGCTGTGGCGCAGCTTCACCTACCTGCGCTTGCCGTCGATGCGGCAGCAGCGGTTGCAGCCGGCGTAA
- a CDS encoding FKBP-type peptidyl-prolyl cis-trans isomerase, whose amino-acid sequence MKIEKDRVVRFHYAVNEAAAHANGETAIETSKDREPLAILFGHGNIIPGLEKAMEGKQAGDSFGADVVAADAYGELREGLSQRVPKKHFGNQRLEPGMQVVLNTNFGPRAVTIQKVGMSVVDIDLNHPMAGKDLHFDVDIVEVREATAEELEHGHVHGDGGHEH is encoded by the coding sequence ATGAAGATCGAGAAAGACCGCGTCGTCCGTTTCCATTACGCCGTCAACGAAGCCGCCGCGCACGCCAATGGCGAAACGGCCATCGAGACCTCGAAGGACCGCGAACCGCTGGCCATCCTGTTCGGCCACGGCAACATCATCCCGGGCCTGGAAAAGGCGATGGAAGGCAAACAAGCCGGCGACAGCTTCGGCGCCGACGTCGTGGCCGCCGATGCCTACGGCGAACTGCGCGAAGGCCTGAGCCAGCGCGTGCCGAAGAAGCATTTCGGCAACCAGCGCCTGGAGCCGGGCATGCAGGTCGTGCTGAACACCAACTTCGGCCCGCGCGCGGTGACGATCCAGAAGGTCGGCATGAGCGTGGTGGACATCGACCTCAACCACCCGATGGCCGGCAAGGACCTGCATTTCGACGTCGACATCGTCGAAGTGCGCGAAGCCACCGCGGAAGAGCTCGAGCACGGCCACGTGCACGGCGATGGTGGCCACGAGCACTGA
- a CDS encoding C40 family peptidase has product MKAAHYPGKPTLAPARGLAPLLFVSIALLAGCGGGEAVRPSAPSHAVAMPRTWPVVTPDDPERANEVLMRAISLVGTPYRYGGNSPEGGFDCSGLVGYVFRDMAHVQLPRTSSALDGMQGPRIAPERLAAADLVFFGSGGTVSHVGIYVGEGRFVHAPRTGGTVRLDHLDGPWWRDHYTGARRVLR; this is encoded by the coding sequence ATGAAGGCCGCGCATTATCCGGGCAAGCCCACCCTCGCGCCAGCGCGCGGGCTCGCTCCTCTCCTCTTTGTCTCGATCGCACTGCTCGCCGGCTGCGGCGGGGGCGAGGCCGTGCGCCCGTCCGCGCCGTCGCACGCGGTCGCGATGCCCCGCACCTGGCCGGTGGTCACGCCCGACGACCCGGAACGCGCGAACGAAGTCCTGATGCGGGCCATCTCGTTGGTCGGCACGCCCTACCGGTACGGCGGCAATTCGCCCGAGGGCGGGTTCGACTGCAGCGGCCTGGTCGGCTACGTGTTCCGCGACATGGCCCACGTGCAGCTGCCCCGCACCTCGTCCGCCCTGGACGGCATGCAGGGTCCGCGGATCGCACCGGAACGCCTGGCCGCGGCCGACCTGGTCTTCTTCGGCAGCGGCGGGACGGTCAGCCACGTCGGCATCTATGTCGGCGAAGGGCGCTTCGTGCACGCTCCGCGCACCGGCGGCACGGTGCGCCTGGACCACCTCGACGGACCGTGGTGGCGGGACCACTACACCGGCGCCCGACGGGTCCTGCGTTGA
- a CDS encoding C40 family peptidase has protein sequence MTTQLTTAQAATRFLRTRAFQLLCCAALCATSLSAFAQDSTSGAPAAIAGGSTLVASSANASVPSTRVRPVFGDLAEANGLDTAAVLQATSKTPGLTDRIQGVLSKAMTLLGTPYRWGGESEQGGFDCSGLVGYVYRSVLGMDLPRVSRQMAQSGEQVERTALVPGDLVFFGLRGRVNHVGIYVGEGRFLHAPSRGKVVRVDNLANAYWAGRFMQGRRVAM, from the coding sequence GTGACGACCCAGCTGACCACAGCACAAGCCGCCACCCGCTTCCTCCGGACGCGTGCTTTCCAACTTCTCTGCTGCGCCGCGCTGTGCGCGACCAGCCTTTCCGCCTTCGCCCAGGACAGCACCTCCGGTGCGCCGGCGGCGATCGCGGGTGGTTCCACCCTCGTGGCCTCCTCGGCGAACGCGTCGGTCCCGTCGACCCGCGTGCGCCCGGTGTTCGGCGACCTCGCCGAAGCCAACGGCCTCGACACCGCCGCCGTCCTCCAGGCCACCAGCAAGACCCCCGGCCTGACCGATCGCATCCAGGGCGTCCTGTCCAAGGCGATGACCCTGCTCGGCACGCCCTATCGCTGGGGCGGCGAATCCGAACAGGGCGGCTTCGACTGCAGCGGCCTGGTCGGTTACGTCTATCGCTCGGTGCTCGGCATGGACCTGCCGCGCGTCTCGCGCCAGATGGCGCAGAGCGGCGAACAGGTCGAGCGCACCGCACTCGTCCCCGGCGACCTGGTGTTCTTCGGCCTGCGCGGTCGCGTCAACCACGTCGGCATCTATGTCGGCGAAGGCCGCTTCCTGCACGCGCCGAGCCGCGGCAAGGTCGTCCGCGTGGACAACCTCGCCAATGCCTACTGGGCCGGCCGCTTCATGCAGGGCCGCCGCGTCGCGATGTAA
- the bla gene encoding subclass B3 metallo-beta-lactamase: MTPIAFAARACALSLLSTTLAASAADPNALLPQSGRYETDDSWRQPVAPFRIADHTWYIGTARISALLVATPEGAIVIDGGLPQAKDMLLAHIRAAGVDPSDVRWLLTSHAHGDHAGPIAGLKRATGAQIAANAETATMLARGGTDDIHFGDDIAYPPAQADRLLQDLEVVSIGGMRLTAHFTPGHTPGSTSWTWTDTRDGKPLRIAYVDSVSAPGYKLIDNPRIPRIVEMYKGTFATIRALPCDLLLTPHADASGWTPENTKAPHPQPMTCKAYADAAEAKFDAELAKQRAAQ, from the coding sequence ATGACCCCCATCGCCTTCGCGGCGCGCGCGTGCGCGCTGTCGCTGCTGTCCACCACGCTCGCTGCGTCCGCGGCCGATCCGAACGCCCTGCTCCCCCAATCGGGCCGCTACGAAACCGACGACAGCTGGCGCCAGCCCGTCGCCCCGTTCCGCATCGCCGACCACACCTGGTACATCGGCACCGCGCGCATTTCCGCGCTGCTGGTCGCCACGCCCGAAGGCGCGATCGTCATCGACGGCGGCCTGCCGCAGGCAAAGGACATGCTGCTCGCGCACATCCGCGCGGCCGGCGTGGATCCGTCCGACGTGCGCTGGTTGCTCACCTCGCACGCGCACGGCGACCACGCGGGCCCCATTGCGGGCCTGAAGCGCGCGACCGGCGCGCAGATCGCCGCCAATGCCGAGACCGCGACGATGCTCGCGCGCGGCGGCACCGACGACATCCACTTCGGCGACGACATCGCCTATCCGCCCGCGCAGGCCGATCGCCTGCTGCAGGACCTGGAAGTCGTGTCGATCGGCGGGATGCGCCTCACCGCGCACTTCACGCCGGGCCACACGCCGGGCAGCACCAGTTGGACGTGGACCGACACGCGCGACGGCAAGCCGCTGCGCATCGCGTATGTCGACAGCGTATCGGCGCCCGGCTACAAGCTCATCGACAATCCGCGCATCCCGCGCATCGTCGAGATGTACAAGGGCACGTTCGCGACGATCCGCGCGTTGCCGTGCGACCTGTTGCTGACGCCGCACGCCGACGCCAGCGGCTGGACGCCGGAAAACACCAAGGCGCCGCATCCACAGCCGATGACGTGCAAGGCGTACGCCGATGCCGCGGAAGCGAAGTTCGACGCCGAGCTTGCGAAGCAGCGCGCCGCTCAGTGA
- a CDS encoding GNAT family N-acetyltransferase — protein MHPMSREAATRALPNTLYGVHLARDGQVVGMGRIIGDNGCFFTVVDIAIVPELQGRGLGKRVMTALDAWLQRNVPPSAYVTLIADGDAKYLYAQFGFVESAPVAVNMEYVMEAGGVRSHAHLHLSDH, from the coding sequence ATGCATCCGATGTCGCGCGAAGCGGCGACGCGCGCATTGCCGAACACCTTGTATGGCGTGCACCTGGCGCGCGACGGGCAGGTCGTCGGCATGGGCCGCATCATCGGCGACAACGGGTGTTTCTTCACCGTGGTGGACATCGCGATCGTGCCGGAACTGCAGGGTCGCGGCCTGGGCAAGCGCGTCATGACGGCGCTGGATGCGTGGCTGCAGCGCAACGTGCCGCCGTCGGCGTACGTCACGCTGATCGCCGACGGCGACGCCAAGTATCTCTATGCCCAATTCGGCTTCGTCGAAAGCGCGCCGGTCGCCGTCAACATGGAATACGTGATGGAGGCCGGCGGGGTGCGCAGCCACGCGCACCTGCACCTGTCGGATCACTGA